One bacterium genomic region harbors:
- a CDS encoding Rrf2 family transcriptional regulator, with amino-acid sequence MKMSTRARYGLRLMVDLAVKHGKGPILLKDVSRSQEISEKYLSQIIIPLKTAGLVKSFRGAHGGYTLQRDPEKITLLEVVSALEGDLSLVECVTAPAVCHRTDVCVTQGVWCQVSRAIAETLERITLADLVTQHNALPRNAHTYSI; translated from the coding sequence ATGAAGATGTCCACGCGGGCGCGATACGGGCTGCGGCTCATGGTCGATCTCGCCGTCAAGCACGGCAAGGGACCGATCCTCCTGAAGGACGTCAGCCGCAGCCAGGAAATTTCCGAGAAATACCTGAGCCAGATCATCATCCCGCTGAAGACCGCGGGGCTCGTCAAGTCCTTTCGCGGCGCCCACGGCGGGTACACGCTGCAGCGCGACCCGGAGAAGATCACGCTTCTCGAGGTGGTCTCCGCTCTCGAGGGCGACCTGAGCCTTGTCGAGTGCGTGACCGCGCCGGCAGTGTGCCACCGCACCGACGTCTGCGTCACCCAAGGGGTCTGGTGCCAGGTCTCGCGCGCCATCGCCGAGACGCTCGAGCGCATCACGCTCGCCGATCTCGTGACGCAGCACAACGCCCTCCCCCGCAACGCCCACACGTATTCGATTTAG